In one window of Thermotoga sp. Mc24 DNA:
- a CDS encoding alpha/beta hydrolase has protein sequence MRLITFDASYDPIAEESKTVRVYVFEPEKIERNLIFLHGIGNGNIPYLLWFGEKFREYNIKTWFLILPYHEKRAPENWSGGEPFYHSSPSFCVKRFDEAVQDVIDLVDVVKRDNDKPISLMGFSFGGMITTIALAREKRIEKGVICCSGGDWRWINWYSPYTERLRELYRKNGNEYGCRSEKDCIKNRRNAPEIIKSFNSIEDIRKKPPVGCYFYDPASFAPFVDQKVLFFWALFDRVIPYQSYACLHKLLKNKKTVYLPSGHKGSYFFRRYIAKRVVRFLIDDE, from the coding sequence ATGAGACTGATAACGTTCGATGCTTCGTACGATCCCATCGCTGAAGAAAGCAAAACTGTGCGGGTCTATGTCTTTGAACCGGAGAAGATTGAACGCAATCTGATCTTCCTTCACGGGATAGGAAACGGAAATATTCCATACCTTCTCTGGTTTGGAGAGAAGTTCAGAGAGTACAACATCAAAACCTGGTTTCTCATCCTTCCCTATCACGAAAAACGTGCACCGGAGAACTGGTCTGGAGGAGAGCCTTTCTACCACTCTTCACCCTCTTTCTGTGTGAAGCGATTCGACGAGGCTGTGCAGGACGTGATCGATCTGGTTGATGTTGTGAAGAGAGACAATGACAAGCCCATTTCGTTGATGGGCTTCAGCTTCGGAGGAATGATAACAACCATAGCACTCGCCCGTGAAAAACGAATCGAAAAGGGTGTTATCTGCTGTTCTGGTGGAGACTGGAGATGGATCAACTGGTATTCACCTTACACGGAGAGATTGAGAGAACTCTACAGGAAGAATGGAAACGAATACGGTTGTAGATCGGAGAAGGATTGTATCAAGAACAGAAGGAATGCCCCTGAGATTATCAAGTCGTTCAACTCCATCGAAGATATCAGAAAAAAACCACCGGTGGGTTGCTATTTCTACGACCCGGCATCTTTCGCTCCGTTCGTTGACCAGAAAGTGCTATTCTTCTGGGCGCTCTTCGACCGTGTGATACCATACCAGTCTTACGCGTGCCTTCACAAGCTTCTCAAGAACAAGAAGACCGTTTATCTTCCATCGGGTCATAAAGGTTCTTACTTCTTCAGGAGATACATCGCAAAAAGAGTGGTGAGGTTCTTAATAGATGATGAGTGA